In a genomic window of Salvelinus fontinalis isolate EN_2023a chromosome 7, ASM2944872v1, whole genome shotgun sequence:
- the LOC129859160 gene encoding gamma-glutamyl hydrolase-like, which produces MSNFALMFCFAFSTLSSCTALKRNDEPIIGVLAQEVYSPRPQNASYIAASYVKFLESAGARVVPVMINKTLEEYKTLFNSINGILYPGGGVSILTSGYANAARIFYELAIEANSRGDYFPVWGTCLGFEELTYLTSGKMLLSHTNTSGVALPLVFTNRSRESRMFKVFPSELLDALASEPITENSHKWSLTLAIYNSNADLRKFYKVLTTSSDGKNEFVSTMEAYGFPIYGTQWHPEKNAFEWTKPYIPHSPLAVKVTFFMADFFVNEARKNFHKFEDEEVEKRALIYNYNPVYTGIKSAFEQIYYF; this is translated from the exons ATGAGCAATTTTGCCTTAATGTTTTGTTTTGCTTTCTCAACTTTGTCCTCGTGCACAGCGCTGAAGAGGAACGACGAGCCAATTATCG GTGTTTTGGCCCAGGAGGTATACTCGCCTCGACCACAGAATGCGTCTTATATAGCAGCATCGTATGTCAAGTTCCTGGAGTCTGCTGGGGCAAGAGTCGTCCCTGTGAT GATAAATAAGACACTGGAAGAGTACAAAACACTGTTCAACTCCATTAATGG AATACTCTACCCTGGTGGTGGTGTTAGCATCCTCACATCTGGGTATGCAAACGCTGCTAGAATCTTTTATGAGCTTGCCATAGAG GCCAACTCAAGGGGTGACTATTTCCCTGTATGGGGCACGTGTCTTGGATTTGAGGAATTGACGTACCTGACCAGTGGAAAGATGCTTCTGTCCCACACCAACACTAGTGGTGTGGCATTGCCACTGGTGTTTACTAACA GATCAAGAGAGAGTAGGATGTTCAAGGTCTTCCCATCAGAGCTCCTGGATGCCCTGGCCTCTGAGCCAATCACTGAAAACTCCCATAAATGGAGTCTCACTTTGGCG ATTTATAACAGCAATGCAGACCTTAGGAAGTTCTACAAAGTCCTGACCACAAGCAGTGATGGGAAAAACGAGTTTGTGTCAACTATGGAAG CATATGGTTTCCCCATCTATGGAACCCAGTGGCACCCTGAAAAGAATGCATTTGAATGGACAAAGCCGTACATTCCACACTCTCCATTGGCTGTAAAGGTTACTTTCttcatggctgatttctttgtCAATGAAG CTAGAAAAAACTTTCACAAATTTGAGGAtgaggaggtggagaagagggCACTGATATATAACTACAATCCTGTTTACACTGGAATCAAGTCAGCCTTTGAACAAATATATTACTTTTGA